The proteins below come from a single Eucalyptus grandis isolate ANBG69807.140 chromosome 3, ASM1654582v1, whole genome shotgun sequence genomic window:
- the LOC104439959 gene encoding disease resistance protein RUN1 — protein sequence MANSEAGSSSDAARALGGEYQVFLNFRGSDTRYGFTDFLYHGLVDAGVRVFMDDTELSLGEVIGGNLLRAINNSMIYIPIFSQNYASSKWCLRELAHIIDNVSQSEGKKSIIPIFFRVKPEDVKLKTPLYSDALLEQKKLFPDEVEAWTKALVKVDEIKGRIVTEDQSQAMIVKLVVERVLEELKLKQRLVPEHLVGLDDRVKHLTGLLDVNHHDVRFIGIYGMGGIGKTTVAKVVFNELLRHFGKCSSFLENVREKMSTEDGIVQLQKKLLSDIVDSRSAGGIQDVEQGMRQIGEVLSTKKVLVVLDDADNKDHIKRLIGNNSLHLGSRIIITTRNKTILQGRNLKMKLYRMRCLRWIMLLHLSFFVGMHLEKPFHRMIIMRFPVRLS from the exons ATGGCGAACTCGGAGGCTGGATCGAGTAGTGATGCTGCACGAGCATTAGGGGGCGAGTATCAAGTATTCCTGAATTTCAGAGGATCCGACACTCGTTATGGATTCACGGATTTCCTCTACCATGGCTTGGTAGATGCAGGAGTCCGCGTATTCATGGATGACACTGAACTCAGTCTCGGCGAAGTGATTGGTGGGAACCTTCTACGTGCTATCAACAACTCTATGATTTATATACCCATCTTCTCTCAAAATTATGCTTCTAGCAAATGGTGTCTCCGTGAGCTTGCGCACATAATAGATAACGTGTCTCAATCAGAGGGTAAAAAAAGTAtcattcccattttttttcgCGTGAAACCTGAGGATGTTAAGCTTAAAACTCCACTATATAGCGATGCTTTACTGGAACAAAAGAAGTTATTTCCCGATGAAGTCGAGGCATGGACAAAGGCTCTTGTAAAGGTAGATGAAATCAAGGGACGGATCGTAACAGAGGATCAAAG CCAAGCAATGATTGTCAAATTGGTTGTTGAAAGGGTTTTGGAGGAACTGAAGCTGAAACAAAGATTAGTGCCTGAACATTTAGTCGGACTTGATGATCGGGTAAAGCACTTGACAGGGTTATTAGATGTCAACCATCACGATGTGCGGTtcattggaatttatggaatgggtgGCATTGGTAAAACAACCGTCGCCAAAGTTGTCTTCAATGAACTACTTCGCCACTTTGGAAAGTGTTCTAGTTTTCTTGAGAACGTTCGAGAGAAGATGTCGACCGAGGATGGCATAGTCCAATTGCAGAAAAAACTACTGTCTGACATTGTTGATTCTAGATCTGCAGGAGGAATCCAGGATGTTGAACAAGGAATGAGGCAGATTGGAGAAGTACTCAGCACTAAGAAGGTCCTTGTGGTTCTAGATGATGCTGATAATAAAGACCATATTAAGAGACTAATAGGAAACAATTCATTACATTTAGGATCTAGAATAATTATTACAACGAGAAACAAGACTATTTTGCAAGGTCGGAATTTAAAGATGAAATTATACCGTATGAGATGCTTAAGATGGATAATGCTCTTGCACTTGAGCTTTTTTGTCGGCATGCATTTGGAAAAACCTTTCCATCGAATGATTATCATGCGCTTTCCAGTGAGATTGTCTTAA